The Triticum aestivum cultivar Chinese Spring chromosome 7B, IWGSC CS RefSeq v2.1, whole genome shotgun sequence genome window below encodes:
- the LOC123160893 gene encoding uncharacterized protein: protein MHKTDAGGKKCPDVHQRPCSGFVEVMAPVFSRDAWRCVWHMIQNDLVHGWGLDFNFWRCVDDPEEQFGIVDAQYVVHHAVPTLRDQGKG, encoded by the exons ATGCACAA GACGGATGCAGGGGGGAAGAAGTGCCCCGACGTGCACCAGCGGCCGTGCAGCGG GTTCGTGGAGGTGATGGCGCCAGTCTTCTCCAGGGATGCTTGGAGATGCGTGTGGCATATGATCCAG aaTGATCTGGTTCATGGATGGGGTCTCGACTTCAACTTCTGGAGATGCGTCGAT GACCCTGAAGAGCAATTTGGCATCGTGGACGCGCAGTATGTTGTCCATCATGCAGTCCCCACACTCAGAGATCAG GGTAAAGGGTAA
- the LOC123157622 gene encoding uncharacterized protein, protein MVLLGFVLGFSFPASMTPNLQCGVLPWSGSGAANSSSSESSFLGRLWAPLFRNSSGTSNATSGIARRPEGAGRLPPGIVVSESDLHLRRSWGSPSQDAPVRKYLLTMAVGYKERANVNATVQKFSDNFDVVLFHYDGHTTEWDDEFQWSKEAVHVSARKQTKWWFAKRFLHPSIVAPYDYVFLWDEDLGVDNFTAEA, encoded by the exons ATGGTGTTGTTGGGGTTCGTCCTCGGCTTCTCTTTCCCGGCATCGATGACGCCCAAT CTTCAGTGTGGCGTACTGCCTTGGAGTGGCAGCGGTGCTGCAAACTCCAGCTCCAGTGAGAGCAGCTTCCTGGGCAGACTCTGGGCACCATTGTTCAGGAACAGCAGTGGCACCTCAAATGCCACTTCAGGG ATTGCAAGGAGACCAGAAGGCGCAGGGAGGTTACCGCCGGGCATTGTGGTCTCGGAGTCCGATCTTCACCTGCGCCGGTCGTGGGGATCCCCGAGTCAG GACGCGCCGGTTCGAAAGTACCTCCTCACAATGGCGGTAGGGTACAAGGAGAGGGCCAACGTCAATGCCACTGTTCAAAAG TTCTCCGACAACTTCGACGTGGTGCTGTTCCACTACGACGGCCACACGACGGAGTGGGACGACGAGTTCCAGTGGTCCAAGGAGGCCGTCCACGTCAGCGCCAGGAAGCAGACCAAATG GTGGTTCGCCAAGAGGTTCCTTCACCCGAGCATCGTGGCGCCGTACGACTACGTGTTCCTGTGGGACGAGGACCTCGGCGTCGACAACTTCACCGCCGAAGCGTAG